The following coding sequences are from one Microtus pennsylvanicus isolate mMicPen1 chromosome 1, mMicPen1.hap1, whole genome shotgun sequence window:
- the LOC142837932 gene encoding olfactory receptor 10A5-like isoform X2 gives MSVNCSLWPENSLSVKHFAFAKFSEVPVECFLLFTLILLMFLVSLTGNALIALAIFTSPALHTPMYFFLANLSLLEIGYTCSVIPKMLQSLVSESRGISREGCATQMFFFSLFYGSASITYLRPKASHSPGMDKFLALFYTAVTSMLNPIIYSLRNKEVKAALRRTLGLKKVLSRNR, from the exons ATGAGTGTCAATTGCTCCCTGTGGCCGGAGAACAGCTTGTCTGTCAAACACTTTGCATTTGCCAAGTTCTCTGAGGTCCCTGTAGAGTGCTTCCTCCTGTTCACCCTCATCCTCCTCATGTTCTTGGTATCACTGACAGGCAATGCACTCATAGCCCTTGCCATCTTTACCAGTCCAgccctgcacacacccatgtacttttTCCTGGCCAACTTGTCTCTCCTGGAGATTGGCTACACTTGCTCTGTCATACCCAAGATGCTGCAGAGTCTTGTGAGTGAGTCCCGAGGGATCTCTCGGGAGGGTTGTGCCACACAGAtgtttttct TCTCACTCTTCTATGGCTCAGCATCTATTACCTACTTGAGGCCCAAGGCTAGTCACTCACCAGGAATGGATAAATTCTTGGCCCTCTTCTATACAGCGGTGACATCCATGCTGAATCCCATCATCTATAGTTTACGGAACAAAGAAGTCAAGGCAGCACTGCGAAGAACTCTGGGCCTGAAAAAAGTTCTGAGCAGGAATAGGTAA
- the LOC142837932 gene encoding olfactory receptor 10C1-like isoform X1 produces the protein MSVNCSLWPENSLSVKHFAFAKFSEVPVECFLLFTLILLMFLVSLTGNALIALAIFTSPALHTPMYFFLANLSLLEIGYTCSVIPKMLQSLVSESRGISREGCATQMFFFSFFGITECCLLAAMAFDRCMAICSPLHYAARMSRGVCAHLAMVSWGMGCIVGLGQTNFIFSLDFCGPCEIDHFFCDLPPLLALACGDTSQNEAAVFVAAVLCISSPFLLIISSYVRILIAVLMMPSPEGRHKALSTCSSHLLVVSLFYGSASITYLRPKASHSPGMDKFLALFYTAVTSMLNPIIYSLRNKEVKAALRRTLGLKKVLSRNR, from the coding sequence ATGAGTGTCAATTGCTCCCTGTGGCCGGAGAACAGCTTGTCTGTCAAACACTTTGCATTTGCCAAGTTCTCTGAGGTCCCTGTAGAGTGCTTCCTCCTGTTCACCCTCATCCTCCTCATGTTCTTGGTATCACTGACAGGCAATGCACTCATAGCCCTTGCCATCTTTACCAGTCCAgccctgcacacacccatgtacttttTCCTGGCCAACTTGTCTCTCCTGGAGATTGGCTACACTTGCTCTGTCATACCCAAGATGCTGCAGAGTCTTGTGAGTGAGTCCCGAGGGATCTCTCGGGAGGGTTGTGCCACACAGAtgtttttcttctcattctttgGAATAACTGAGTGCTGCCTATTGGCAGCCATGGCTTTTGACCGCTGCATGGCCATATGCTCCCCACTCCACTATGCAGCCCGAATGAGCCGTGGGGTATGTGCCCATTTGGCAATGGTTTCATGGGGAATGGGATGCATAGTAGGGTTGGGACagaccaattttattttttctttggacTTCTGTGGGCCCTGTGAGATAGACCACTTCTTCTGTGACCTTCCACCCCTCCTGGCACTTGCCTGTGGAGATACATCCCAAAATGAGGCTGCCGTCTTTGTGGCGGCAGTACTATGCATATCCAGCCCATTTTTACTGATCATTTCTTCCTATGTCCGGATTCTGATTGCAGTGCTGATGATGCCTTCACCTGAGGGACGCCATAAAGCTCTCTCTACATGCTCTTCCCACCTACTTGTAGTCTCACTCTTCTATGGCTCAGCATCTATTACCTACTTGAGGCCCAAGGCTAGTCACTCACCAGGAATGGATAAATTCTTGGCCCTCTTCTATACAGCGGTGACATCCATGCTGAATCCCATCATCTATAGTTTACGGAACAAAGAAGTCAAGGCAGCACTGCGAAGAACTCTGGGCCTGAAAAAAGTTCTGAGCAGGAATAGGTAA
- the LOC142837824 gene encoding olfactory receptor 5H19-like: protein MTAGRTNREDVGTENATVLTQFVLTGLTHLPQWEIPLFLLFLVIYLITIVGNLGLIALIWNDPGLHIPMYLFLESLAFVDTWLSSTVTPKMLIDNFAKSKLISLAECMIQFFSFVISATTECFLLAAMTYDCYIAICKPLLYPVIMTNKLCIYLLILSFIGGFIHALIHEGFLLRLKFCNSNIIHHFYCDVMPLLKISCSDPSLNYLMLFIFSGSIQVFTISTILISYTIILFSILNQKSTKGIKKAFSTCGAHLLSVSLYYGPLLFMYVRPSSSQADDDDMIDSVFYTVLIPLLNPIIYSLRNKQVKNSLAKFLKRNA, encoded by the exons atgacagctggaa GGACAAACAGAGAGGACGTGGGAACAGAGAATGCAACAGTGCTGACACAGTTTGTTCTCACAGGACTCACCCATCTGCCACAGTGGGAAATCCCCCTCTTCCTGCTGTTCCTGGTGATCTATCTCATCACCATTGTGGGGAACCTTGGTCTGATTGCTCTCATCTGGAATGACCCTGGCCTTCACATCCCCATGTATTTATTTCTAGAAAGTTTAGCATTTGTGGATACTTGGTTATCATCCACCGTGACACCAAAGATGCTAATAGACAATTTTGCCAAGAGTAAACTGATTTCTCTTGCAGAATGCATGATAcagtttttctcatttgtaatcAGTGCAACCACAGAATGTTTTCTCTTGGCAGCAATGACCTATGATTGCTACATAGCCATATGCAAGCCCTTACTCTACCCAGTGATCATGACAAATAAACTCTGTATATATTTGTTAATATTGTCCTTTATAGGTGGATTTATTCATGCTTTAATTCATGAAGGCTTTTTACTAAGACTAAAATTCTGTAATTCCAACATAATACATCATTTTTATTGTGATGTTATGCCACTGTTAAAGATTTCCTGTAGTGATCCTTCTCTCAATTACctaatgctttttattttctctggctCAATTCAAGTATTCACTATTTCAACTATCCTTATCTCTTACACTATCATTCTGTTTTCAATCTTAAATCAGAAATCTACCAAAGGCATAAAGAAAGCCTTCTCCACATGTGGAGCCCATCTTTTGTCTGTGTCTTTATACTATGGCCCTCTTCTTTTCATGTATGTACGCCCTTCATCTTCACAAGCAGATGACGATGACATGATAGATTCTGTATTTTACACTGTCTTAATTCCTTTACTGAATCCAATTATCTACAGTTTGAGAAATAAGCAAGTAAAAAATTCATTGgcaaaattcttaaaaagaaacgCTTAG